Below is a window of Chloroflexia bacterium SDU3-3 DNA.
ATCCGCGACGCGGGCGGCACCAAGATCGCCCCCGGCGTCGAGCGCGGCCTGCGCGAGGTCAGCGCCGCCGGGCCGAATGCCATCCGCCGCATGGTGCTGCTGACCGACGGCCAGACCGAGAACGAGAGCGAGTGCCTGCTGCGCGCCGACGACGCGGGCCGCATGGGCGTGCCGATCACTGCGCTGGGCGTGGGCAAGGATTGGAACGAGGATCTGCTGATCGATATGGCCAATCGCTCGGGCGGCACCGCCGACTACATCGACCACCCCGACAAGATCACCGAGTACTTCCAGAATACGGTGCAGCGCGCCCAGGCCACGGCGGTGCAGAACGCCAATCTGACGCTGCGCTTCGTGCAGGGCATCACGCCCCGCGCGGTCTGGCAGGTCATCCCGCTGATCTCTAACCTGGGCTACCGCCCGATCTCCGACCGCGATATCGGCGTGCCGCTGGGCGAGCTGGAGACTGGCGGCGGGCGCACGCTGCTGGTCGAGCTGCTGGTGGACCCGCGCCCAGCAGGGCAGTATCGCATCGGCCAGATCGAGGCCACCTACGATGTGCCGGCCATGGGCGTACGCTCCGAGCGCACCCGCAGCGATGTGATGCTCAGCTTCTCGGCGGACCCAGCCCAGACATCCCAGGTCAACCCCAAGGTGATGAACATCGTCGAGAAGGTCAGCGCCTTCAAGCTGCAGACCCGCGCCCTGCAGGATCTGCAGTCGGGCGATGTGGCTGGGGCCACCCAGAAGCTGCAGAGCGCCGTCACCCGCCTGCTCAGCCAGGGCGAGCTAGATCTGGCCAATACCATGCAGCAGGAGATCACCAACCTGCAGCAGACCGGCCAGATTTCCAGCGAGGGCCAGAAGACCATGAAGTTCGGCACGCGCAAGACGGTGCGCCTGAGCGACCGCGATGTGCCTGACGATCTGAAGTCGTAACCACGCCCGCGCTCTCGGCGCGCTGAAAAAAAGAGCGTAAAGGTTAAGAGATAGGCCATGTCTCTTAATCTTTACGCTCTTTCGTGCTACTGACCTGCCTGGTCATTTTCCCCGTCCCCATGCCTTGCGCATGTGCCCCGCTCTTCCCGTGATGCAACTATATCTAGCGGGGTTATGCACATTATCCACAAAATGTGGAAAGAACGAGTGATCCTCGCCTCTTTTACAGCTTGCGCCCATCCTACCCTCAGTCGTTTTCTTCCACCCGCTGTCGCCCTTTTCGCGCCGCGTTGCGCAGTTCGGGCGAGAATGCTACACTAGGCCGCATGCGAGAGACTGTCGGCGTCATCATTGTTTCTTTTAACACATGCGCCCTGCTGCGCGAGTGCCTGGCCTCGCTGCGCGGGTGCGGCCTGCCGCTGCGCACCCTGGTGGTGGACAACGGCTCGCGCGATGGCTCGCAGGCCATGGTGCGCGCCGAGTTCTCCGAGGTCGATCTGATCGAGCCGGGGCGCAACCTGGGCTTCGGCGCGGCCAACAACCTGGGCCTCCGCCAGCTCTACGGCGGCCAGCCCGCCCACGCAGGCCCCGCGCTGCTGCTCAACTCCGACACGGTGGTGCACCCCGGCGCGATCGAGGCGCTGGCCGATTTTCTGGCCCAGCACCCGCGCGTGGGCGTGGTCGGCCCGCGCCTGCTCAACCCCGATGGCTCGCTGCAGCACGCCGCCTTCCGCTTCCCCACGCTCTCCCTGACCGCGCTCGATCTCTTCCCGCCCGGCGAGGCGCTGCCCGGTCGGCTCTACGGCTCGTGGTGGCATGGCCGCTACGCCCAGGAGATCGCGGGCGCTGCGCCCTTCCCGATCGACCACCCGCTGGGCGCGTGCATGCTGGTGCGCGCCGAGGCCCTGGCCGAGGTCGGCGGCTTCGACGAGGACTTCTTCATGTACGCCGAGGAGGTGGAGCTGTGCCACCGCATCCGCGCGGCAGGCTGGTCGATCTGGCAGCAGCCTGCGGCCCAGGTGACACATGTGGGCGGCGCATCCACCTCGCAGCTGCGCTCGCAGATGCAGATCGCCCTGTGGGAGAGCCGCCTGCGCCTGTTCCGCAAGCGCTACCCGCGCCGCGCCCTGGCCGCGCACCGCGCCCTGCTGCGCGTGGGCATGCTGCGCGCCGCCCTGCTGGCATGGGCCGCCTTCGCCCGCCGCCAGATCTCGCGCCGCGACCTGCGCGAGCGCCTCTACACCTGCGGGCGCATCGCCCAGCTGAGGTAGCCCCATGAGCATCGCCGTCGCTATCATCGCCCGCGACGAGGCCCGCCACATCGGCGCGGCCCTGGCCAGCGTGGCCGCCCTGGCCGACGAGCTGCTGGTGCTGCTCGACGACCGCACAGCCGACGACACCGCCGCCATCGCCATTGCCGCCGGTGCCACCGTGGCCGTCGAGCCGTGGCGCGGCTTCGCGGCCCAGCGCAACCGTGCGCTCGACCTGTGCCGCAGCGAGTGGGTGCTGTTCCTGGATGCCGACGAGCGCGTCAGCCCCGAGCTGGCGGCGGAGATCTTGGCCATGGTGGGGCCGGGCGGGCAGTCCAGCCCCGCCGTGGCGGGCTACTGGCTGCCGCGCCACAACCAGTTCTTTGGCCGCGTGGTGCGCGGCGGCGGCTGGTACCCCGACCACCAGCTGCGCCTGCTGCGCCGCGCCCAGGCCCGCTACGACACCGACATGCACGTGCACGAGTACGCCCAGCTGGCTGGCGAGGCCGCCTTTCTGCATGGCCACCTGCTGCATATCAACATCGAGCGCGCCGACGAGTTCTGGCGCAAGCAGACATCCTACGCCATCCACGAGGCCCAGTCGCTCTACCGCGCCGGGCGGCGGGCGCGCTGGCGTAACTTCGTGGGCGCGCCCGCCCGCGAGCTGGTGCGGCGCTACCTGCGGCTGGGCGGCTGGCGCGATGGCTGGCTGGGCCTGGCCCTGTGCGGCAGCCTGGCCTACTTCGAGCTGGTGAAGTTTGCCCATCTGCGCGGCCTCCAGCGCATCCTGCGCGGCTAGCCCCGTTCTGCCGAAAGAAGCACCCCTATGAGCGAGCTTGCGATCATCATTGTTTCGTGGAATACCCGCGATCTGCTGCAGCGCTGCATCGAGCACGTGCATAGCTCGCTAGCCGGCGCGGGGCTGCCCTACCGCGTGGTGGTGGTGGATAACGCCTCGCACGATGGCACGCCTGCCATGCTGCGCGCCGAGCACCCCGACGTGGTGCTGATCGAGCCGGGGCGCAACCTGGGCTTCGCGGGCGGCAACAACCTGGCGCTGCGCTGGCTGCTGGGCATGCCGCTGCCCGCCGAGCTATCCATCCAGCCCGAGAACGCACAGCCCGGCCAGCCGCAGTGGCTGCTGCTGCTCAACCCCGACACCGAGCCGCTGGCCGATGCCCTGCCCCAGCTGGTGCGCTATATCCAGGCCCACCCCGATGTGGCCGCCGTCGGCCCGCGCCTGCTCAACCCCGACGGCTCGACCCAGCCCTCCCGCCGCCGCTTCCCCGACGCGGGCGTGTTCTTTCTGGAGAGCACGCCGCTGGAGCAGCTTTTCCCCCACAACCGCTGGGCCGCCCGCTACCGTATGGAGGGTACGCCCGACGACGCCGAGCAGGATGTCGACTGGCTGGTGGGCGCGGCGCTGCTGGTGCGCCGCAGCGCGGTGGAGCGCGCGGGCCTGCTGGATGCGGGCTTCGCCATGTACTCCGAGGAGCTAGAGTGGCAGCTGCGCCTGCGCCGCGCGGGCCGCGTGGTCTACCTCCCCGCCGCCCAGATTACCCACTACGAGGGCAAGAGCAGCGAGCAGGTGCCCGCCCGCCGCCTCATCCACTTTCAGCAGAGCCGCCTGCGCTATGTGCGCATGGTCTTCGGTCCCATCCACGCCCTGCCGCTGTGGGCCACCCTGGTGGCGCTCTACAGCGCCCAGCTCGCCACCGAGGCCGCCAAGTGGCTGCTGGGCCACAAGCGCCCGCTGCGCGCCCAGCGCGTGGCCGTCTACCGCCAGGTGCTGG
It encodes the following:
- a CDS encoding VWA domain-containing protein; protein product: MAGEVTLRTELARPQLAVTNTPQVAYLLLDVQPAAVMAQVRMPVSVAFVLDHSGSMKGEKIDRVRRATARAVDALDQQDVLSIVIFDHRVDVLVPATHVTNRRAIQDAITRIRDAGGTKIAPGVERGLREVSAAGPNAIRRMVLLTDGQTENESECLLRADDAGRMGVPITALGVGKDWNEDLLIDMANRSGGTADYIDHPDKITEYFQNTVQRAQATAVQNANLTLRFVQGITPRAVWQVIPLISNLGYRPISDRDIGVPLGELETGGGRTLLVELLVDPRPAGQYRIGQIEATYDVPAMGVRSERTRSDVMLSFSADPAQTSQVNPKVMNIVEKVSAFKLQTRALQDLQSGDVAGATQKLQSAVTRLLSQGELDLANTMQQEITNLQQTGQISSEGQKTMKFGTRKTVRLSDRDVPDDLKS
- a CDS encoding glycosyltransferase family 2 protein, producing MRETVGVIIVSFNTCALLRECLASLRGCGLPLRTLVVDNGSRDGSQAMVRAEFSEVDLIEPGRNLGFGAANNLGLRQLYGGQPAHAGPALLLNSDTVVHPGAIEALADFLAQHPRVGVVGPRLLNPDGSLQHAAFRFPTLSLTALDLFPPGEALPGRLYGSWWHGRYAQEIAGAAPFPIDHPLGACMLVRAEALAEVGGFDEDFFMYAEEVELCHRIRAAGWSIWQQPAAQVTHVGGASTSQLRSQMQIALWESRLRLFRKRYPRRALAAHRALLRVGMLRAALLAWAAFARRQISRRDLRERLYTCGRIAQLR
- a CDS encoding glycosyltransferase family 2 protein, which translates into the protein MSIAVAIIARDEARHIGAALASVAALADELLVLLDDRTADDTAAIAIAAGATVAVEPWRGFAAQRNRALDLCRSEWVLFLDADERVSPELAAEILAMVGPGGQSSPAVAGYWLPRHNQFFGRVVRGGGWYPDHQLRLLRRAQARYDTDMHVHEYAQLAGEAAFLHGHLLHINIERADEFWRKQTSYAIHEAQSLYRAGRRARWRNFVGAPARELVRRYLRLGGWRDGWLGLALCGSLAYFELVKFAHLRGLQRILRG
- a CDS encoding glycosyltransferase family 2 protein; amino-acid sequence: MSELAIIIVSWNTRDLLQRCIEHVHSSLAGAGLPYRVVVVDNASHDGTPAMLRAEHPDVVLIEPGRNLGFAGGNNLALRWLLGMPLPAELSIQPENAQPGQPQWLLLLNPDTEPLADALPQLVRYIQAHPDVAAVGPRLLNPDGSTQPSRRRFPDAGVFFLESTPLEQLFPHNRWAARYRMEGTPDDAEQDVDWLVGAALLVRRSAVERAGLLDAGFAMYSEELEWQLRLRRAGRVVYLPAAQITHYEGKSSEQVPARRLIHFQQSRLRYVRMVFGPIHALPLWATLVALYSAQLATEAAKWLLGHKRPLRAQRVAVYRQVLAGLLAGPEAETFTQRPR